In the Trichoderma atroviride chromosome 4, complete sequence genome, TGCGgtggagctgctgcgcttCACTATGCCGGAGCAGCCTCCGAGCAGCCGTCTAAGTCTTGCCCAGGCGGTTGTGAGTGCCAATTCGAGGTCCAAGGCCATCAGTATTGGGATTGAGAAGGCGCCTGTTGGTGGGGAGCCGCCAATACCAACTGGACAGCCAAAGGTCTTTGTTCTGGGACGAGAAATCCCGGTTCTGAAAAGGGGCGATTATACCTGGTCAGAGAAGTCTGAGGAAAAGGCGCCACAGACTTCATCTGCAGATGCGAGCAATTCGGCATCAACACTGACATCTACGGCATCTGACAATGTATGGGCAACCAGCAAATCGCTTAGCTCAAAGGGATCTACTTTCATAGCGCATGCAGCCCCAATGACGTCGCCGTCTATGCGCTCAGGTCTCATGAAGATCCTATTCAACAAATACCCTGACATGGAAAAGACGGCCGACCACGTTGCGTGGGCAATGCGCATCAGCTTTGGCAACTCATCTCTCGTGCAGGAGGCTTCGTTTGACGATGGCGAAGCGGGATGCGGTAAGTTTATGCTTGAGCTCCTGCGCGAGGCGAATATCACGAACACGACTGTTGTACTTGCGCGGTGGTACGGCGGCGTCATGTTGGGACCTGACCGGTGGCGCTTGATGCGGGAGTGTCTGAATGATGCGCTTTCTGCCCAGCGGCGGACGGCGACGTTTTCTGGCGAGGCGCTGTGGGGGCTCGATGCGGAGGATAAGAAGCCAGCTATATCTACGGTTGGCATGGCGATTCATCGTCCTGAAAATGCGAGGAATTATCTCTTGCGGAGCTTTGCCTCTGCCGGTACCTCTGACGGGGGAGGCAAGAAGACCGTGACCGCACTGAACGatgagaagcaggagaaTCTGGGGAGGCTGCTGGGGGGCGCTTCGACTGCTGTTTGCGAGCTGGGCCGGGACTTTGGGTCGTGCAGAGCTGGATCGCAGAGCGTGGAGGTGGTAC is a window encoding:
- a CDS encoding uncharacterized protein (EggNog:ENOG41), which encodes MAGHGDLQEMLRMLTARKASMMAAMGYIRALQSKNLKSIEQIAEAPLSTVEEAISDAKLAKSFHTACKSHGKKGNKRAAEEPASAAGGKKPKLEMHKRDLDYNAMSPEELEGSLMLPLCEDEELIKETALVTNRAPLVLAFAVELLRFTMPEQPPSSRLSLAQAVVSANSRSKAISIGIEKAPVGGEPPIPTGQPKVFVLGREIPVLKRGDYTWSEKSEEKAPQTSSADASNSASTLTSTASDNVWATSKSLSSKGSTFIAHAAPMTSPSMRSGLMKILFNKYPDMEKTADHVAWAMRISFGNSSLVQEASFDDGEAGCGKFMLELLREANITNTTVVLARWYGGVMLGPDRWRLMRECLNDALSAQRRTATFSGEALWGLDAEDKKPAISTVGMAIHRPENARNYLLRSFASAGTSDGGGKKTVTALNDEKQENLGRLLGGASTAVCELGRDFGSCRAGSQSVEVVRGCSAGYRVGAVWMGGEGDVEAVQDFGFATKGSTGEWLI